One part of the Eucalyptus grandis isolate ANBG69807.140 chromosome 10, ASM1654582v1, whole genome shotgun sequence genome encodes these proteins:
- the LOC104420925 gene encoding actin-depolymerizing factor 2 — translation MANAASGMAVHDDCKLKFLELKAKRTYRFIVYKIEEKQKQVIVEKLGEPANSYEDFTASLPADECRYAVYDFDFMTEENVPKSRIIFIAWSPDTSKVRNKMIYASSKDRFKRELDGIQIELQATDPTEMGLDVIKSRST, via the exons ATG GCAAACGCAGCTTCCGGTATGGCAGTGCATGACGATTGCAAGTTGAAGTTCTTAGAGTTGAAGGCGAAAAGGACCTACCGTTTCATAGTATACAAGATTGAAGAGAAGCAAAAGCAAGTGATCGTTGAAAAACTTGGAGAACCTGCAAATAGTTATGAAGATTTCACTGCAAGCCTTCCTGCTGATGAGTGCAGATATGCtgtgtatgactttgatttcaTGACTGAAGAGAATGTTCCAAAGAGCAGGATTATCTTCATTGCCTG GTCTCCTGATACTTCTAAAGTGAGAAACAAGATGATTTATGCAAGTTCTAAGGACAGGTTCAAGAGAGAGTTGGATGGTATCCAGATTGAGTTGCAGGCTACTGATCCAACCGAAATGGGCCTAGATGTTATTAAAAGCCGCTCCACTTGA